One Chaetodon auriga isolate fChaAug3 chromosome 11, fChaAug3.hap1, whole genome shotgun sequence genomic window, GTCTTTACAGGAATCTAGAGAGTATCCATTGTCAGACCATGACAACAAGCATGCCTTAAAAGACCACATCTCTGTCTTTGCTGATGTGAGTATGAAGAGAAATTCAGGCCATGATGAAATGTTCAGATCCATTGCTCCTTGAAAGGAAACCGTATCTTTTCTGTATCATGTTGGTATTGGTCAGGGTGTGGGACGCAGGAAGAGCCTTGATGATCGCAGACAGCAGATCTCCCACTTCTGCCTGTGCCATGATGGAGCTTACAACAGCGCTGAAGGGACTGGGGGGAACACCACAGTCTACCAGACAGATTTTATGGTGAAGCAGGCTGTTAATTGTCCAACCAGCACCAGACGGTTCCCCCGCAACCACAAGCAGAAGTCTGCAGAGGCAGCTTTGGCATCTGCAGGGGAACAATTCATGTGGTTCGGACGACACGACTCTACCACTTACTCAGCACCCTCCAAGCCCCGAGTTGATCCTACATTTAAGGCACGAGATCACATCACTGAAGGGCCATTGCATAGAGGAGTTCAGGTGAACTTTCTGGGGAgtccagctgtcaaataaagcaTTGAATTAGAAACATCAGTCAGCATCTTCTCTTGTTTTGAGAGCTCTGGAAAATTTTGTAGAGCTGTACTCCAGATGGGGCAAAAAAGGTTTTATTCCACCTTAATTAAGTGGACTGGAAAGTGAATTGTTAACGATCCACGTTAACTACATTTAAGTGCACGTGATGTGCAGCATGTGACGTTGCTGTGTGCTATTTGGAGacatcattaaaatgtatttagatttaatttttaatttttttagattttaattttAGAATTCTACGCACATAATCTATGTTCTTGACCTTTAACTTTATTGTAGTCAAATTATTCTTCCTATATGTTATTATCAtatttaaaggggcactccagtGATTTGTCCGTACACTTTAATTACACTGGCAGACTCacagcagttttaaaaaaaaaaaacaacaaacaaacaaagcagcagaggctgagatatctgACTTTTTGACACTCGTGTGGGTCAAGCTCAAAAAActctggatcctacatttcccataatgcaactcaactgTGTCTTTTATTCAAGCCTCTCTGTCTATCAGACGCCGTTGTCTTTAAAACTTTCACACTGTCCCAAATTTGTAACGCTTTTGTTGAAAAAAATTGAAACCTCAagctggtgacatcatcagggtcattttctaaaaaaaacaaaca contains:
- the tex36 gene encoding testis-expressed protein 36, coding for MVKGGKRYSSMSNDGKWFAHQVLPENETRNRETSTSTGIMLTQVQSALPQALNFKRYPKWKTQQESREYPLSDHDNKHALKDHISVFADGVGRRKSLDDRRQQISHFCLCHDGAYNSAEGTGGNTTVYQTDFMVKQAVNCPTSTRRFPRNHKQKSAEAALASAGEQFMWFGRHDSTTYSAPSKPRVDPTFKARDHITEGPLHRGVQVNFLGSPAVK